From the genome of Bacillota bacterium, one region includes:
- a CDS encoding ATP-binding protein gives MSTPQSIALLARELKLSTFADYQQVLRLAAEKGLGYEEFLHEMLTREVSVRKENQVKKRIRDARFPLIKTLDEFKFDALPHVKEALVWQLATGEFIQCRENIVMIGNPGTGKTHLSIALGIKACQNGYTVRFFTAAGLITRLVEAQNEKKLSRMLKELARVNLLIVDELSYVSFTRQSAELLFQVLSERSERSSVIINTNLEFSRWAEIFGDNILAAALVDRITFKSYILNMNAESYRLKQREKVKTR, from the coding sequence GTGAGCACCCCCCAGAGCATAGCACTGTTAGCCAGGGAATTGAAACTTTCCACGTTTGCTGATTACCAACAGGTGCTGCGTCTGGCTGCCGAAAAAGGCCTTGGCTATGAAGAATTTCTGCACGAGATGTTGACCCGGGAAGTATCTGTCCGCAAGGAAAATCAGGTAAAGAAAAGAATCCGGGATGCCCGCTTCCCCTTGATCAAAACCCTGGATGAGTTCAAGTTTGATGCTCTACCCCACGTCAAGGAGGCGCTGGTCTGGCAGTTAGCCACCGGTGAATTTATCCAATGTCGTGAAAACATCGTGATGATCGGTAATCCCGGCACCGGGAAAACCCATCTGAGCATAGCCCTGGGGATAAAAGCATGCCAAAACGGTTATACTGTCAGGTTTTTCACCGCCGCCGGCCTGATCACCAGGCTGGTTGAGGCCCAAAACGAAAAGAAGCTGAGCAGGATGTTAAAAGAACTGGCCAGGGTTAACCTTTTAATAGTGGACGAGCTCTCATATGTTTCTTTTACCCGCCAGAGCGCGGAACTGTTGTTCCAGGTATTATCGGAAAGGAGTGAGCGCAGCAGTGTGATTATTAACACCAACCTGGAATTCTCCAGATGGGCGGAAATATTCGGTGATAATATCCTGGCCGCAGCGCTGGTGGACCGGATCACCTTTAAGTCCTACATCCTGAACATGAACGCCGAATCTTACCGCTTAAAACAACGGGAGAAGGTAAAGACCAGGTAA